Proteins from a genomic interval of Narcine bancroftii isolate sNarBan1 chromosome 12, sNarBan1.hap1, whole genome shotgun sequence:
- the LOC138747007 gene encoding lipopolysaccharide-induced tumor necrosis factor-alpha factor homolog: MNSKASAPPSYADSMQAPGYQANAAYPGPPVVGDSTAPSYPAQPPVVVQTVYVQPSQSFGAQPVQTTCPSCRQVVITRIRYAPGLLTWISCGGLFFVGCVLGCCLIPFCVDSLQDVDHNCPNCGVFLGSFKRL; the protein is encoded by the exons ATGAACTCCAAAGCAAGTGCACCCCCTTCCTACGCTGATTCAATGCAAGCACCAGGCTACCAAGCAAATGCCGCTTATCCTGGCCCGCCTGTGGTGGGAGACTCTACAGCACCTTCGTATCCTGCTCAGCCTCCTGTGG TGGTGCAGACGGTGTACGTGCAGCCATCTCAGAGCTTTGGTGCTCAGCCAGTACAGACTACCTGTCCGTCCTGTCGCCAGGTGGTGATCACGCGTATTCGGTATGCACCTGGACTGCTAACGTGGATCAGCTGTGGTGGCCTCTTCTTTGTTGG GTGTGTATTAGGCTGCTGTCTGATCCCATTTTGCGTTGATAGCCTTCAGGATGTGGATCACAACTGTCCAAATTGTGGAGTGTTCCTTGGGAGCTTCAAACGCCTGTAA